The segment AGGGAGTGGCCATGAAGATCATCGAGAACGCCTGTGAAAAGAACAAGCCTGCCCTTGAAGAGTTCTATAAGATAGAGATCGGGAACGAGGATGTTTACGAGATCCTTGAGCTCATTGGCCTGAAACTGAACTACCTCAAAAAGAAAGGTGAAGTGGATGAGTTCAGGGCTGCTGTAAGGATCATCAATGACTGGCAACAGGGAAAGTTGTTGATCTGAAATACGGCCCTTATGATAATATTTCTTTTACCCTTCCGACCTGGCCATCTTCCAGCTGGACCTTTATTCCATGGGGATGGGAAGATGATTTGGTCAGGATCCTCTTTACAACGCCGTGAGTGATCTTGCCGGATCGCTGGTCTTTCTTTAAGACTATCCCTACTTTTGCACCGATCTTGATATTTGCTCTTGTGTTACCTACACTCATGTTGGGATGAAAGTTCCTGAAGCTATAAAGATGTACTTTTAAAAAAAGGATGAGACCTCATCCCATGATCTCTTTCTTGATGGAATGATAGCATTCGTCGGCAACCTTTGTGGAACCCTCGAACAGCTTTTTCTCAAAGTCGAACTGGGTTGCAAAATCATCAACGATCTCGTCAAACTTTTTTTCGTAGCACAGACCGGTATCCACCTTCCCGACATGCTTGTAGCCGGAATAATCAAAGACCATCTTCGTCATTTCAGTATTATCTGGATCCGGTGTCAGTTTTGCAAGGACAAGCATCTCCTTCCAGTTGGCCGCTTGCATGGGTGTCAGGAAATAAGTTCCTGTACCTCTTTCCTCACCGGACATGGCTTCAACATACGCACTCCTGTTACCGAATGCAGCACAGATACAATCATCCACGATATTCCCGTCGGAATCCTTAAGGATCCTCACAGGGATACCGAGATGGGCAAAATCAGATTCAATGGTTCCAAGGACATTGCCACACAGACCGTAGAATACCAGAACGCCATCAAACTTTTCCCCGTTTTCATCGATGGTCTGGTAGACCTTTTCCTTGAGAAGGTCAGGATCTGCATCCAGTGCAAACTCCAGAAGGTGTATTACCACTACAAATTCATCGGTCGGATCGAGCTTTGAGGCTAGATCCTCAAGTCCGATCTTTTCGTATTCCAGGGAAACTTCATTCAGCTTCTCTTCAATTCCCTCAATATTCTCATTGTCGATCAATAGAAGACGCGTATTCTCGTCCTCTCCCTCGAATATATTGACAAGCTCATCTTCGAACATACGACAGGATACAAGGTATAATGATGGCATGTTGTAACCCTCCGGCTAAAATTTTAATCTTTTGAAAAGGCGATCGTTTTTTAGTGCAAATAATAATGAAGTTGATAGCTATATAAAATCATCCCTGAAGGTGTGCTGACAGCTGTTTGTGGCATTTGAATTTCTGCTACAAAATTAAAGAACAATACATCTACGCAGAATCTTAAAAATAAGGTACTAAACCATAAGAAGAGAAGTACTTAGCCTCATCATTATAATGAAAGTATAATTATTTTTTGAAATAACACAAAACTTATTTTATATTAAAATCTAACATATAATAGTCAGGAATAATTTGTTGCATGAATTGATAAAGGGTAGTTCAATGAACTTACACAGTTGCAACCGTGTTGATATGGGAGATGAAGCTAAGATTGCTTTTTACCTGGCTGGAAAATAAGTCAACCATTATTTATTTGAAATTGTTTATTTAATAAAATAATAAAGATCAATTTAAAAATTAAATTGTTTGGTGGTAGTGTGAGAAGAGGAATAATAGAATTTAACAATATTAAGGATGGCAGTAAAGCATTTTTATGTCACAGTAAGTTTTGCAAACTTTCCGGAATTGCAATATTATTAGTCATACTTGCACTTACCGGTGCAGCAAC is part of the Methanococcoides methylutens MM1 genome and harbors:
- a CDS encoding DUF1638 domain-containing protein; translation: MPSLYLVSCRMFEDELVNIFEGEDENTRLLLIDNENIEGIEEKLNEVSLEYEKIGLEDLASKLDPTDEFVVVIHLLEFALDADPDLLKEKVYQTIDENGEKFDGVLVFYGLCGNVLGTIESDFAHLGIPVRILKDSDGNIVDDCICAAFGNRSAYVEAMSGEERGTGTYFLTPMQAANWKEMLVLAKLTPDPDNTEMTKMVFDYSGYKHVGKVDTGLCYEKKFDEIVDDFATQFDFEKKLFEGSTKVADECYHSIKKEIMG
- a CDS encoding YwbE family protein, which produces MSVGNTRANIKIGAKVGIVLKKDQRSGKITHGVVKRILTKSSSHPHGIKVQLEDGQVGRVKEILS